The following coding sequences lie in one Panicum virgatum strain AP13 chromosome 6N, P.virgatum_v5, whole genome shotgun sequence genomic window:
- the LOC120679669 gene encoding uncharacterized protein LOC120679669, whose translation MASYYAIVVLSVLVFSISGGHALDEQELKTTLYIKQTYAQDQRYVGTDTVDVIINWVIKDGPDAAANTIGHAEGLTTHANPAKNFWVTIIDMVFEGGSLAGSTLQVMGLHGAMKDGQGQWSVMGGTGELTMARGIINYKIIQEDGASRTFEISICVYYTSKYTIPLLGGIGLFP comes from the exons atgGCCTCCTATTATGCAATAGTTGTGCTTTCCGTGCTAGTGTTTTCCATCTCAGGTGGTCATGCACTGGATGAGCAGGAGTTGAAAACAACCCTATATATAAAACAGACATATGCCCAAGACCAAAGGTATGTGGGAACTGACACCGTCGACGTCATCATTAATTGGGTTATAAAGGATGGGCCAGATGCCGCTGCGAATACCATCGGCCATGCAGAGGGCCTGACAACCCATGCAAATCCTGCCAAGAATTTCTGGGTAACCATAATTGATATGGTGTTCGAGGGTGGAAG CCTCGCTGGATCAACACTACAAGTGATGGGGCTTCATGGTGCGATGAAGGACGGACAAGGCCAGTGGAGTGTTATGGGGGGCACAGGAGAACTTACAATGGCACGAGGTATTATAAATTACAAAATAATCCAAGAAGACGGTGCCAGCAGGACCTTTGAAATATCCATATGTGTGTATTACACTTCAAAGTATACCATTCCG CTTTTGGGTGGTATTGGCCTATTTCCTTGA